In one Achromobacter spanius genomic region, the following are encoded:
- a CDS encoding TonB-dependent siderophore receptor — MASATAGAQTAAQSVAQRGTTPSSQVRAVEIGAGTLDTVLARYAAAAGVQIVYDPAWLAGRQSPGISGEMSVQQGFDRLLAGTGYRAVPSAAGTYALQAAPQGGVTQLEAVTVMGAATPATSEGTDSYTSNAVTLGKGTQTLKEIPQSVSVVTRQQLDDQNLNSLSDAMRNVTGITVETLSSGGNISSFISRGYTLDTIQFDGLRAPAGAGNLSAGFDLAIYDRIEVLRGPSGLYQGTGEPGGSVNLVRKRPLQEFAFGAQASVGSWDYYRAVADLSTPFDSEGKLRGRFIAAYEDRGSFVDRVNSERPTLYGIIEADLTPHTTLAAGITHQRSRTTPAFGLPAYADGSLLDVRRGTNLSAEWNRIEEESTEFFADLEHRLEGGGVVKASVFHRDTDTPTRQTTWSNRAVDPLTGDTNLIAWSYRNHWKTTGADAHLNLPVEAFGREHSLLVGADYSYTRKQFNYGGGTLFPTNVYEPVIDMPMPDMEQVNGNDGRTSEFGLYTRANFQATDNLKFIAGARLGWWKNDARNANQYFGDFSQTETRIAARTTPYAGLVYDLTPQVSAYASYTSIFQPQTDIDAQGNTLSPRVGRQIETGLKGAFMDGRLNAHAALFQIVDRNRAMSDLNNPMYSVAAGKVRSQGFETEISGSPLPNWDIVAGYAYTQTKYLEAAAATEGLSYSTITPRHAINLWTRYRFTEPTLQGFSVGTGVRWNSGNYLQSGNVRWDQGSYAVVSAQIGYRYNRHVEGTLTVDNLFDRKYYEKLGGASRQNYYGQPRSVMLTLRYQY; from the coding sequence ATGGCGAGTGCAACGGCGGGCGCGCAGACCGCAGCACAGTCGGTGGCACAGCGCGGCACGACGCCCAGCTCGCAAGTGCGCGCCGTGGAGATCGGCGCGGGCACGCTCGATACCGTACTGGCGCGCTATGCCGCTGCGGCCGGCGTACAGATCGTCTACGACCCCGCTTGGCTGGCCGGCCGCCAGAGCCCGGGCATCTCGGGCGAGATGAGCGTGCAGCAAGGCTTCGACCGCCTGCTTGCGGGCACCGGCTATCGCGCCGTGCCCAGCGCCGCGGGCACCTATGCCTTGCAGGCCGCGCCGCAAGGCGGCGTCACGCAGCTAGAGGCCGTGACCGTCATGGGCGCGGCTACGCCCGCCACCAGTGAAGGCACCGACTCGTACACCAGCAATGCCGTCACGCTGGGCAAGGGCACGCAGACGCTCAAGGAAATTCCGCAGTCGGTGTCGGTCGTGACGCGCCAGCAGTTGGATGACCAGAACTTGAATAGCCTGTCGGACGCAATGCGCAACGTGACCGGCATCACCGTTGAAACGCTTTCCAGCGGTGGCAATATTTCCAGCTTTATTTCGCGCGGCTATACGCTGGATACGATCCAGTTTGACGGCCTGCGCGCACCGGCCGGCGCGGGCAACCTGTCGGCGGGCTTCGACCTTGCCATCTACGACCGCATTGAAGTGCTGCGCGGCCCGTCCGGGCTGTATCAAGGCACCGGTGAACCTGGCGGCAGCGTGAATCTGGTGCGCAAGCGCCCGCTACAGGAATTCGCCTTCGGCGCGCAGGCCAGCGTGGGGTCCTGGGATTACTACCGGGCAGTGGCCGACCTGAGCACACCCTTCGATAGCGAGGGCAAGCTTCGCGGCCGCTTCATCGCGGCCTATGAAGATCGCGGTTCGTTCGTGGACCGCGTGAATTCCGAGCGCCCTACCCTATACGGCATCATCGAGGCCGACCTGACGCCGCACACCACGCTGGCGGCCGGCATCACGCATCAACGCTCGCGCACGACCCCGGCGTTCGGCCTGCCCGCCTATGCCGATGGCTCGCTGCTTGACGTGCGCCGTGGCACCAACCTCAGCGCGGAATGGAACCGCATCGAAGAGGAATCCACCGAGTTCTTTGCCGACCTGGAACACCGGCTTGAAGGCGGTGGCGTGGTCAAGGCAAGCGTGTTCCATCGCGATACCGATACGCCCACGCGCCAGACCACCTGGTCCAACCGAGCCGTCGACCCGCTTACCGGCGATACCAACCTTATCGCCTGGTCGTACCGCAACCACTGGAAAACCACCGGCGCGGACGCCCACCTGAACCTGCCGGTTGAAGCCTTCGGCCGCGAACACAGCCTGCTGGTGGGCGCTGACTACAGCTACACGCGCAAGCAGTTCAATTACGGCGGCGGCACGCTGTTCCCGACCAACGTCTACGAGCCCGTCATCGACATGCCCATGCCCGACATGGAACAGGTCAACGGCAATGACGGACGCACCAGCGAGTTCGGCCTGTACACCCGGGCGAACTTCCAGGCGACCGACAATTTGAAGTTCATCGCGGGTGCTCGCCTGGGCTGGTGGAAGAACGACGCGCGCAACGCCAACCAGTACTTCGGCGACTTCAGCCAGACCGAAACGCGCATCGCCGCGCGCACCACGCCGTACGCCGGCTTGGTCTACGACCTGACGCCGCAAGTGTCCGCCTACGCCAGCTACACCAGCATCTTCCAGCCGCAAACCGACATCGACGCGCAAGGCAACACGCTGTCGCCGCGCGTGGGACGCCAGATCGAAACCGGCTTGAAGGGTGCGTTCATGGACGGCAGGCTCAACGCGCATGCCGCGCTGTTCCAGATCGTGGACCGCAACCGCGCAATGAGCGACCTGAACAACCCCATGTATTCGGTGGCGGCGGGCAAGGTGCGCAGCCAGGGCTTCGAAACCGAGATCAGCGGTTCGCCCCTGCCCAACTGGGACATCGTGGCGGGCTATGCCTACACGCAGACCAAGTACCTGGAGGCGGCCGCGGCCACGGAAGGACTGTCGTACAGCACGATCACCCCGCGCCACGCCATCAACCTGTGGACGCGTTACCGGTTTACCGAACCGACGCTGCAAGGCTTCAGCGTGGGCACGGGCGTGCGCTGGAACAGCGGGAATTATCTGCAAAGCGGCAACGTGCGTTGGGACCAGGGCAGCTATGCGGTCGTGTCGGCGCAGATTGGTTACCGCTACAACCGCCACGTTGAGGGCACGCTGACGGTCGACAACCTGTTCGATCGCAAGTACTACGAGAAGCTCGGCGGCGCGTCGCGGCAGAACTACTACGGGCAACCGCGTAGTGTGATGTTGACGTTGCGGTATCAGTATTGA
- a CDS encoding FecR domain-containing protein, giving the protein MSALGSNAMTAMPSDRLLEEAADWVIRLRYEPADATTRRAFERWLEQNEAHVQAWARAEQVLGAFDGLPAQIGHDVLRATRKRQGRRAVLRVALGLGVVAPVGWMAWREAPAWRADMRTAAGEQLTRVLDDGTRLVLNSGSAVDLRFGTAERRLVLMAGEVMVTTGQEPQSTYRPFVVQTPQGEVQALGTRFSVRLIDDRTEVMVFEHAVLARPAHAAPLRIDAGQRGSFTLAQAGGIAPVDDSAALWEQGMLVVRDQRLADVVSELARHRPGILRCSPQVANLRVSGALSLRDTDAALRALAERLPIAVQRVTRYWVSVGPAGA; this is encoded by the coding sequence ATGAGCGCGCTGGGCAGCAACGCCATGACGGCCATGCCCAGCGACCGGTTGCTGGAAGAAGCGGCCGACTGGGTGATCCGGCTGCGCTACGAACCCGCCGATGCAACCACCCGACGAGCATTCGAACGTTGGCTTGAGCAGAACGAAGCTCATGTGCAGGCTTGGGCACGTGCCGAGCAGGTGCTGGGCGCGTTTGACGGCCTGCCCGCCCAGATCGGCCATGACGTGCTGCGCGCCACCCGCAAGCGGCAAGGCCGCCGCGCCGTGCTGCGCGTGGCGCTGGGCCTGGGCGTTGTGGCACCGGTCGGCTGGATGGCGTGGCGCGAAGCGCCCGCCTGGCGCGCGGACATGCGCACCGCCGCGGGCGAACAATTGACACGCGTGCTGGACGATGGCACGCGGCTGGTACTGAACAGCGGCAGCGCCGTCGATCTGCGCTTTGGCACTGCTGAGCGCCGTCTGGTGCTGATGGCGGGCGAGGTCATGGTGACCACCGGGCAGGAACCGCAATCCACCTACCGACCGTTTGTAGTGCAGACCCCGCAAGGCGAGGTGCAAGCATTGGGCACGCGCTTTTCGGTGCGTTTGATCGATGATCGCACCGAGGTCATGGTGTTTGAACACGCCGTACTGGCGCGCCCCGCGCACGCCGCCCCCTTGCGCATCGACGCGGGGCAACGCGGCAGCTTCACGCTAGCCCAGGCCGGCGGGATCGCGCCGGTGGACGACAGCGCGGCGCTCTGGGAACAAGGCATGTTGGTCGTGCGCGACCAGCGCCTGGCCGATGTGGTGTCCGAGCTGGCTCGGCATCGCCCGGGCATCCTGCGCTGCTCGCCCCAGGTTGCCAACCTGCGGGTATCGGGCGCCCTGTCGCTACGCGATACCGATGCCGCCCTGCGCGCGTTGGCCGAACGCCTGCCGATTGCCGTGCAACGCGTCACGCGCTACTGGGTATCGGTCGGGCCGGCGGGCGCTTGA
- a CDS encoding sigma-70 family RNA polymerase sigma factor, giving the protein MPSPDSFTLPAVEQLYRHHHGWLQGWLHRKLGDSGDAADLAQDTFLRLMAARRPPVLREEPRALITHIAKGLLVDHWRRRAVQQAYLDAIAHLPEPQVPPPETGLIIVQTLVAIDAMLQRLPAATRDMFLLAQLDGLTLQEISEQTGKPVITVRRHLRKALMACMAVAA; this is encoded by the coding sequence TTGCCATCACCCGACTCTTTTACCCTCCCCGCCGTCGAGCAGCTTTATCGCCATCACCATGGCTGGCTGCAAGGCTGGCTCCATCGCAAGCTGGGCGACAGCGGCGACGCGGCCGATCTGGCGCAGGACACGTTCTTGCGGCTGATGGCCGCCCGCCGCCCGCCCGTGTTGCGTGAAGAGCCACGCGCCCTGATCACGCATATCGCCAAGGGGTTGCTGGTTGACCATTGGCGCCGCCGCGCGGTGCAGCAAGCCTACCTGGACGCCATCGCGCATCTGCCCGAACCGCAAGTGCCGCCGCCGGAAACGGGCCTCATCATCGTGCAGACCCTGGTGGCAATTGACGCCATGCTGCAGCGCCTGCCTGCGGCCACGCGCGACATGTTCCTGCTGGCGCAGCTGGACGGTCTGACCTTGCAAGAGATCTCCGAGCAAACCGGCAAACCCGTGATTACGGTACGGCGCCATCTGCGCAAGGCCTTGATGGCCTGCATGGCTGTCGCCGCATGA
- a CDS encoding MFS transporter: MTMPPPQTATPSTHGRIFHGWFVVAAAFAITLLGFGSAYSFSSFVDALQRDFGASRGAVSLVFSLAGCLYFGFGVFSGPLADRYGSRALALTGMLLLALGLLLAAAAQNMTQIYLAYGLGVGLGVGCSYVPVVGAVQRWFQRRRGLASGLAVSGIGVGTLLMPPLAATLIGLWGWRSAYLALAVGIAVLGVAASRWVENSPLDRGLTPDGEPPAPTSASTPAPEGLSVRDAVRSKPFAKLYAACLVCAFGVFVPFVHLVPYAMDHGVKPELAVLLLSQIGVGSTAGRFCLGPLADRIGRRNALAAMYGGIAATLAAWGACSQFWTLALFALVFGVFYGGWVALLPAVVMDAFGGRHISGIIGALYTSVALGTLVGPVAAGYAYDLSGSYGLPIAAAVVGSALAAAITSSDKTQHVARTPRWHPPAQSK, from the coding sequence ATGACGATGCCCCCACCACAGACCGCAACGCCGTCCACCCATGGCCGAATTTTTCATGGGTGGTTCGTCGTGGCCGCCGCCTTCGCCATTACCTTGCTGGGCTTCGGCAGCGCCTATTCCTTCAGCTCGTTTGTCGATGCCTTGCAACGCGACTTCGGCGCCTCGCGCGGGGCGGTGTCGCTGGTGTTCTCGCTGGCGGGATGCCTGTACTTTGGATTCGGTGTATTCAGCGGGCCGTTGGCCGACCGATACGGATCAAGAGCGTTGGCGCTGACGGGAATGCTACTGCTGGCCTTGGGCCTGTTGCTTGCCGCCGCTGCACAGAACATGACGCAGATCTATCTGGCTTATGGGCTGGGCGTGGGCCTGGGTGTGGGATGTTCGTATGTGCCGGTGGTGGGCGCGGTGCAGCGCTGGTTTCAGCGGCGGCGCGGGCTGGCGTCGGGGCTGGCGGTCAGCGGCATCGGGGTGGGCACGCTGCTGATGCCGCCACTGGCTGCGACGCTGATCGGGCTGTGGGGATGGCGAAGCGCCTATCTTGCGTTGGCCGTGGGCATAGCGGTGCTGGGTGTGGCCGCATCGCGTTGGGTGGAAAACTCGCCGCTGGACCGGGGCCTGACGCCAGATGGCGAGCCACCGGCCCCGACGTCAGCAAGCACGCCAGCACCCGAAGGCCTGTCGGTACGGGACGCCGTCCGCAGCAAGCCTTTCGCCAAGCTATATGCCGCCTGCCTGGTCTGCGCGTTTGGCGTCTTTGTGCCGTTCGTGCATTTGGTGCCCTACGCAATGGACCACGGTGTAAAGCCCGAACTGGCCGTGCTGCTGCTTAGCCAGATCGGCGTGGGCAGCACGGCTGGCCGGTTCTGCCTGGGTCCGCTGGCGGATCGCATTGGCAGGCGCAACGCGCTGGCGGCCATGTACGGTGGAATCGCCGCCACGCTGGCAGCCTGGGGCGCTTGCAGCCAGTTTTGGACGCTGGCGTTATTCGCCTTGGTGTTTGGCGTGTTCTATGGCGGCTGGGTAGCGCTGCTACCGGCGGTCGTGATGGACGCTTTTGGTGGCCGCCATATCAGCGGGATTATTGGGGCGCTGTATACCAGCGTGGCGCTTGGCACCTTGGTCGGGCCGGTTGCGGCGGGATATGCCTACGATTTAAGCGGCAGCTACGGGCTGCCGATTGCCGCGGCGGTTGTGGGCAGCGCGCTGGCGGCGGCAATAACCAGTTCGGACAAAACGCAGCATGTTGCGCGCACGCCGCGTTGGCACCCGCCCGCGCAATCTAAGTAA
- a CDS encoding amidase, translating into MNETITTHLADADLLDQDLTYVASLIQARDVSPVELTHRQLQRIEARDGALHSYACLTPDLALQAARDAEAEIRAGRYRGPLHGIPIALKDLCRQKSVPAAAGMTIHRHAPATHDATVVRRLRDAGAVLLGQLQMTEGAYSDHHPSITPPRNPWNADYWTGISSSGSAVATAAGLCFAATASDTGGSIRWPCAATGLTGIKPTWGRVSRHGTIELAASLDHIGVIARSAQDAAVMLETMAGADPLDPTALQAPVPRYTQHATSSLHGLRIGIDSDWNGSHVDAQTQRMLASAAQTFQDLGATLVPVQFPIADAEQAVLDWAAICAVEAAVAHADTYPSRRAEYGPVLAAVLDAGHALSGLDYQRLLLRRMALRGKVDALFVGIDALLTPVQPMPPLTLHTISTLGEQPELIAALQRYTCVFDMTGHPCLTLPAGQCSAGMPMGVQLVAAHLAEMSLFTLGAAFQAATPWHLRRPITKAQA; encoded by the coding sequence ATGAATGAGACCATCACTACACACCTTGCCGACGCCGATCTGCTGGACCAGGACCTGACCTATGTCGCAAGCTTGATCCAAGCCCGCGACGTATCGCCGGTTGAACTGACCCACCGCCAATTGCAACGCATCGAAGCCCGCGACGGCGCACTGCACAGCTACGCTTGCCTAACGCCCGACCTGGCCCTGCAAGCCGCACGCGACGCGGAAGCCGAGATACGCGCGGGGCGATATCGCGGCCCGCTGCACGGCATTCCTATTGCGCTGAAAGACCTGTGCCGCCAGAAAAGCGTACCCGCCGCCGCCGGCATGACGATCCATCGCCACGCGCCCGCCACGCATGACGCCACCGTTGTCCGCCGCCTGCGCGACGCGGGCGCGGTCCTGCTGGGACAGTTGCAGATGACCGAGGGCGCGTACTCCGATCACCACCCAAGCATCACGCCCCCGCGCAACCCTTGGAACGCGGACTACTGGACCGGCATCTCGTCCAGCGGCTCCGCGGTGGCCACGGCGGCCGGGCTTTGCTTTGCGGCGACGGCGTCGGATACCGGGGGATCCATCCGCTGGCCCTGCGCCGCCACCGGCTTGACCGGCATCAAGCCGACCTGGGGCCGCGTCAGCCGGCACGGCACCATAGAGCTGGCCGCATCGTTGGACCACATCGGCGTCATCGCGCGCAGCGCGCAAGATGCCGCCGTCATGCTGGAGACCATGGCGGGCGCCGATCCGCTGGACCCGACCGCGTTGCAGGCGCCCGTGCCGCGCTACACGCAACACGCCACCAGCTCTCTGCACGGCCTGCGGATCGGCATCGATTCCGATTGGAACGGCAGCCACGTCGACGCGCAAACACAGCGCATGCTGGCCTCGGCCGCGCAGACGTTCCAGGACTTGGGCGCGACACTGGTCCCGGTGCAATTTCCGATTGCGGACGCCGAACAGGCGGTACTCGACTGGGCGGCCATTTGCGCGGTGGAAGCCGCGGTGGCCCATGCCGATACCTACCCGTCGCGCCGCGCGGAGTATGGCCCCGTCCTGGCGGCGGTGCTGGATGCGGGCCACGCCTTGTCTGGCCTGGACTATCAGCGCCTGTTGCTGCGCCGCATGGCGCTGCGCGGCAAAGTCGACGCCCTCTTCGTCGGCATCGACGCGCTGCTGACACCCGTGCAGCCAATGCCGCCGCTGACCTTGCACACCATCAGCACGCTAGGCGAGCAGCCCGAACTGATTGCGGCGCTTCAGCGCTACACCTGCGTATTCGACATGACGGGACACCCCTGCTTGACGCTGCCGGCGGGCCAGTGCAGTGCCGGCATGCCGATGGGCGTTCAACTGGTGGCGGCGCATTTGGCCGAGATGAGCTTGTTTACCCTGGGCGCCGCCTTCCAGGCCGCCACGCCCTGGCATTTGCGCAGGCCCATCACCAAGGCGCAAGCATGA
- the gcvA gene encoding transcriptional regulator GcvA, producing the protein MTPSRLPPLNALRAFDAAARHQSMKAAAEELCVTPGAVSQLIKTLEQHLGVALFVRVNRGILLTDAGKNYLPPIRNAFRQILDASARIAAPPASRVLTVGTTTFFASAWLIPRLNDFHARHPDIDLQVVTNNALTDFSRDGVDIAIRHGLGRYPGLQSEHLLTVSVVPVASASLVASLGMPANAQDLLRWPRVHDEKRSGWQLWFAAQGVEDAGMPRGPAFDDGSLLLKAVAAGQGAGLLPVAMVEDELATGRLVRLADDAWLEDFGYYLVWPGRGPMADKVRVFRDWLRAPRDSGVVSTLSDARQALNDDATPCAS; encoded by the coding sequence ATGACCCCGTCACGACTGCCCCCGCTTAATGCGCTGCGCGCGTTTGACGCCGCCGCCCGCCATCAGTCCATGAAGGCCGCGGCGGAAGAACTGTGCGTGACGCCCGGCGCGGTCAGCCAGTTGATCAAGACCTTGGAACAGCACCTGGGCGTGGCGCTCTTTGTGCGAGTGAACCGGGGCATTCTGCTGACCGATGCCGGCAAGAATTACCTGCCGCCCATTCGCAATGCGTTTCGTCAGATTCTGGATGCCTCGGCTCGCATCGCGGCGCCGCCGGCAAGCCGCGTGCTGACGGTGGGCACCACCACTTTTTTTGCTTCGGCCTGGTTGATTCCTCGTCTGAACGACTTTCACGCGCGCCATCCCGACATTGACCTGCAAGTGGTGACCAACAACGCGTTGACGGATTTTTCACGCGACGGCGTGGATATCGCCATCCGGCATGGGCTGGGCCGCTACCCGGGCCTGCAAAGCGAACACCTGTTGACGGTGAGCGTCGTGCCGGTGGCATCGGCCAGCCTGGTCGCCTCGTTGGGCATGCCGGCGAATGCGCAAGACCTGCTGCGCTGGCCGCGCGTGCATGACGAAAAGCGCAGTGGCTGGCAGCTTTGGTTTGCGGCGCAGGGCGTCGAAGATGCAGGCATGCCCAGGGGGCCGGCGTTCGACGACGGCAGCCTGCTCTTGAAGGCGGTCGCCGCCGGGCAGGGCGCGGGGCTGCTGCCGGTGGCAATGGTGGAAGACGAGCTTGCCACGGGGCGGCTGGTCCGCTTGGCGGACGATGCCTGGCTGGAGGACTTTGGCTACTACCTGGTCTGGCCGGGCAGGGGGCCGATGGCGGACAAGGTGCGCGTGTTCCGCGATTGGTTGCGGGCGCCTCGTGATTCAGGGGTGGTTTCCACGTTAAGTGATGCACGTCAGGCGCTGAACGACGACGCCACGCCCTGCGCTTCGTGA
- a CDS encoding LysR substrate-binding domain-containing protein, whose protein sequence is MRRKIPSNSALLAFEAAARHGSFARAAQELALTEGAISRQIGRLEAFLGVALFERVGNRVRLAPNGMRYALQVREILNRLERDSLYVMGQPTEGGTIDIAAIPTFATRWLIPRLKRFQNAHPNITVHITERMEPFILAGSGFDAAIHFEHPAWAGMHLHHLLEEVLVPVCSPALLAEAGANTSLDELPRLHRRQNPDAWQRYAQEAGIELTNSAVGARYDLHSMLIAAAVAGLGVALVPRLYIEAELEQGRLVAPWPDSKAIAKHFCLVLPEPITLSEAPLQAFAKWMLHEAQGVASSFSA, encoded by the coding sequence CCAGGAATTGGCGCTGACCGAGGGCGCGATCAGTCGTCAGATCGGTCGCCTGGAGGCATTTTTAGGCGTCGCACTCTTTGAGCGCGTGGGGAATCGGGTACGGCTTGCACCCAACGGCATGCGATACGCGCTGCAAGTGCGCGAGATCCTGAATCGCCTTGAGCGAGACAGCCTTTATGTGATGGGGCAGCCCACCGAAGGCGGGACGATTGATATCGCCGCTATTCCCACCTTCGCCACCCGCTGGCTTATCCCTCGGCTGAAGCGCTTTCAAAACGCGCATCCCAACATCACCGTGCATATCACCGAGCGTATGGAACCCTTCATTCTTGCGGGTAGTGGTTTCGACGCGGCCATCCATTTTGAGCATCCGGCATGGGCGGGAATGCACCTGCATCACCTGCTGGAGGAAGTGCTGGTGCCCGTCTGTAGCCCGGCTCTGCTGGCGGAAGCCGGTGCCAACACGTCGCTGGACGAGCTGCCACGCCTTCACAGGCGGCAAAACCCGGACGCATGGCAGCGTTACGCTCAAGAGGCCGGCATCGAGTTGACGAATTCGGCGGTGGGCGCGCGCTACGATCTGCATTCCATGCTGATCGCGGCGGCGGTAGCCGGCCTGGGAGTCGCGCTGGTGCCGCGTCTTTACATCGAGGCAGAGCTTGAACAAGGCCGTCTGGTCGCGCCTTGGCCGGACAGCAAAGCGATTGCCAAGCACTTCTGCCTTGTACTTCCCGAGCCGATCACGTTGAGTGAAGCGCCACTACAGGCATTTGCAAAATGGATGCTTCACGAAGCGCAGGGCGTGGCGTCGTCGTTCAGCGCCTGA